One Deltaproteobacteria bacterium DNA segment encodes these proteins:
- the modA gene encoding molybdate ABC transporter substrate-binding protein, whose protein sequence is MRFLTSCVLLSVLVFCSCAKNPTVEVDGICETGLRVAVADVFTGAAVKLAEDFSRRTGNRVCITTGASGELVEKIRLGFEYEVFMSDDTEHPELLVSEGRADSLVVYALSTISLYSTYWKLNRTGEEYLRSGQFNRIAVVDPEKSPHGRAAAEALESMGLYEKVRHKVVYGESIVGTLALVRAKEAEAGFVAYPELRDKDRRWAWPIPEDMHEPIEQAAVVLAGSNEKEAASLWMKYIVSEAGRGIIRKAGYRLGESGAERE, encoded by the coding sequence ATGAGGTTCCTGACTAGTTGTGTGCTACTGAGCGTGCTTGTCTTTTGTTCCTGCGCGAAAAATCCTACAGTTGAAGTGGACGGCATATGTGAAACGGGACTCAGGGTCGCCGTCGCCGACGTATTTACGGGCGCCGCGGTGAAGCTGGCCGAGGATTTCTCCAGGCGCACGGGGAACCGAGTCTGCATAACGACCGGCGCGAGCGGCGAGCTTGTGGAGAAGATACGTCTGGGCTTCGAGTATGAGGTATTCATGTCGGACGATACCGAGCATCCCGAACTGCTCGTTTCGGAAGGGCGGGCGGACTCCCTTGTAGTCTACGCGCTCAGCACCATTTCGCTGTACAGCACGTATTGGAAGCTTAACCGAACGGGAGAGGAGTATTTAAGATCGGGTCAGTTTAACAGGATCGCCGTTGTGGATCCTGAAAAGTCTCCGCATGGCAGGGCCGCCGCCGAGGCGCTTGAGAGCATGGGGCTTTACGAGAAGGTGAGGCACAAAGTCGTTTACGGTGAGAGCATCGTGGGAACGCTTGCGCTCGTGAGGGCAAAGGAGGCTGAGGCGGGATTCGTGGCGTACCCCGAACTCCGGGACAAGGACAGGAGGTGGGCGTGGCCGATTCCCGAAGATATGCACGAGCCGATAGAGCAGGCGGCCGTGGTACTTGCCGGGTCAAATGAAAAAGAGGCCGCGTCCCTGTGGATGAAATACATTGTCAGCGAAGCGGGCAGGGGGATTATACGAAAAGCCGGATACAGACTCGGAGAGAGCGGGGCGGAAAGGGAATAA
- a CDS encoding DUF3617 family protein produces the protein MRYTITTLIMLIFAAASFAGAEAEDMTLEVTPGKYEIKKETSTNLKPEPMTRTEETCITESKFDPQAALPDRENCSVSNMKKKGNNVTFDIDCKGGTQMLPMRGTAEYGTTQTTLSWKLNMKGMMEDQEVTVNSKGSGKRIGDCD, from the coding sequence ATGAGATATACGATTACGACGCTGATTATGCTGATATTCGCCGCCGCTTCCTTTGCCGGGGCTGAGGCGGAGGATATGACGTTAGAAGTTACGCCCGGAAAGTATGAGATCAAAAAGGAGACGAGCACTAACCTGAAGCCGGAGCCCATGACGAGGACGGAGGAAACGTGTATAACCGAATCAAAATTCGATCCGCAGGCCGCTCTGCCGGATAGAGAAAACTGTTCTGTCAGCAATATGAAGAAAAAGGGCAACAATGTTACTTTCGATATCGATTGTAAAGGCGGCACTCAGATGCTCCCCATGAGGGGCACGGCTGAGTACGGCACTACGCAAACGACGCTTAGCTGGAAATTAAATATGAAAGGAATGATGGAGGACCAGGAAGTTACGGTCAACAGTAAGGGTAGCGGCAAGAGAATCGGCGACTGCGATTAG
- a CDS encoding c-type cytochrome, translating to MKRSNSISLIILISGVLLAAVLVAGCGVKPASDGDSGTGGKASYSAAQEERGKELIEEWKCNFCHTPEVAGPGGKAAPDPGRLLSGHPADEKIPEMGDMIMGTAEYLEFLDNLDNTVWASDDRLVFSANITPDNETGIGAWTEEMFVETMREGRHMGLGRRILYPMPWRELGELDDAELTAIYAYLRTVKPVENRVPPPVMLFR from the coding sequence ATGAAAAGATCAAATTCAATTTCATTAATCATCTTGATATCAGGCGTTTTGCTTGCCGCAGTTCTCGTAGCGGGATGCGGCGTGAAGCCCGCAAGCGACGGAGACTCGGGGACCGGCGGCAAGGCGTCGTACAGCGCAGCTCAGGAGGAGAGGGGTAAAGAATTGATAGAGGAGTGGAAGTGTAATTTCTGTCATACGCCTGAGGTTGCGGGGCCTGGAGGAAAGGCGGCTCCCGATCCCGGCAGGCTTTTGTCAGGGCACCCCGCCGACGAGAAAATACCGGAGATGGGGGACATGATAATGGGTACGGCGGAGTATCTGGAGTTTCTCGATAACCTGGATAACACCGTCTGGGCTTCGGACGACAGGCTGGTGTTTTCCGCGAATATCACTCCAGACAATGAGACCGGGATAGGCGCGTGGACAGAGGAGATGTTTGTGGAGACCATGCGGGAGGGCAGACACATGGGACTCGGAAGGAGAATACTATATCCTATGCCGTGGCGGGAGCTCGGAGAGCTTGACGACGCGGAGCTGACAGCTATATACGCCTATCTGCGGACGGTAAAGCCCGTAGAAAACAGGGTGCCGCCTCCGGTGATGTTGTTCCGGTGA
- a CDS encoding IPTL-CTERM sorting domain-containing protein translates to MRVILALIAVIALSAADAFAGIEQVVVSSVPTLGEWGMIAMFALLGIVGFIALRKRLAQDN, encoded by the coding sequence ATGAGAGTAATCCTTGCGCTTATAGCTGTTATTGCGCTATCAGCGGCAGATGCGTTTGCGGGCATCGAACAGGTTGTTGTGAGCAGCGTACCCACCCTCGGCGAATGGGGAATGATTGCTATGTTTGCCCTACTCGGCATTGTCGGCTTCATCGCACTCAGAAAACGCCTCGCTCAGGATAATTAG
- a CDS encoding HU family DNA-binding protein, with amino-acid sequence MTKSDLIAHIAEKTGISRSQASDVLDSVVNGIITGLRKDGSAPLTGLGIFKLVDRKARMGRNPATGESIHIPAKKVLKFKPSKGIEQDIA; translated from the coding sequence ATGACCAAGAGTGATTTGATTGCGCACATAGCGGAAAAAACCGGGATCAGCCGCAGCCAGGCGAGCGATGTTCTGGATTCTGTTGTGAATGGCATCATTACCGGTCTCAGAAAAGATGGAAGCGCTCCGCTTACGGGCCTCGGTATTTTCAAGCTGGTAGACAGAAAAGCCCGTATGGGACGCAACCCCGCGACAGGCGAATCTATACACATTCCGGCCAAGAAGGTGTTAAAGTTCAAACCCTCCAAGGGCATTGAGCAAGATATAGCCTGA
- a CDS encoding nuclease-related domain-containing protein codes for MKLTKKKGKKTKKSPLKDKPLREAGQSTQQQIFNLANVDFLPIAIAAIFLSYFAILEWWRDFRNLPPAPIQVTIIALIFIGYSIYKYRKTKKELEALKLGRDGEKEVAAELENLKEIGCSIFHDIVGSGFNLDHVIISEKGIFVVETKTRSKPVKGNPKIIYDGSVITADGHILNPDPVAQVNAGAGWLKNVLKESTGKYFSVKSAVVFPGWFVENKVPPNSNTALVLNPKLLCAYIKKLPDTISREDKHLAAYHISRYIRVNYQP; via the coding sequence ATGAAACTGACGAAAAAGAAGGGTAAAAAAACCAAGAAATCCCCTCTCAAAGACAAGCCGCTCCGCGAGGCCGGACAATCAACTCAGCAACAAATCTTCAATCTGGCTAATGTAGATTTTTTGCCTATTGCTATAGCGGCCATATTTCTATCTTACTTCGCGATCCTTGAATGGTGGCGCGATTTTCGCAATCTGCCCCCGGCTCCGATACAGGTAACCATTATAGCCTTAATCTTTATTGGATATTCAATATATAAGTACAGAAAAACAAAGAAGGAACTAGAGGCTCTCAAACTCGGCAGGGACGGTGAAAAAGAAGTTGCAGCGGAACTGGAAAACCTAAAAGAAATCGGCTGCAGTATTTTTCATGACATCGTAGGCTCGGGGTTCAATCTCGATCACGTAATAATTTCCGAAAAGGGGATCTTTGTAGTAGAGACAAAAACAAGAAGCAAACCAGTCAAAGGGAACCCGAAAATTATATATGACGGATCGGTGATCACGGCTGATGGACATATACTTAATCCTGACCCCGTCGCGCAAGTAAATGCCGGTGCCGGCTGGCTAAAAAATGTTTTGAAGGAATCCACTGGAAAATACTTCTCAGTAAAATCAGCTGTTGTTTTTCCCGGCTGGTTTGTAGAGAACAAAGTCCCGCCGAACTCGAACACCGCCTTGGTCCTAAACCCAAAGCTGCTTTGCGCTTATATCAAGAAACTGCCGGATACTATCTCCCGCGAGGACAAACATCTCGCCGCCTATCACATTTCGAGATACATCAGGGTTAATTACCAACCCTGA